A region of Clostridiisalibacter paucivorans DSM 22131 DNA encodes the following proteins:
- a CDS encoding DivIVA domain-containing protein, translated as MLTPLDIQNKEFEKGFRGYKEPEVDSFLDEIITDYEKTYNENKELKEKVAMLNDQIKHYNDIEETLQNTLVVAQRTAEDVNINSKNKADQIIKEAEIEARKIIENAHDEVVKIQRKYEEIKKDIIVFKTRFRTLLKSQLDTFDEYYDELRAEGDFNDILNTEEVIVGGENDEES; from the coding sequence ATGCTAACACCCCTTGATATTCAAAACAAGGAATTTGAAAAGGGTTTTAGGGGATATAAAGAGCCTGAAGTAGACAGTTTTTTGGATGAAATAATTACTGATTATGAAAAGACTTATAATGAAAATAAAGAATTAAAGGAAAAAGTAGCAATGCTAAATGATCAGATTAAACATTATAATGACATAGAAGAAACATTGCAAAATACATTGGTAGTGGCACAAAGAACTGCTGAGGATGTAAATATAAATAGCAAGAACAAGGCAGATCAAATTATAAAAGAGGCTGAAATAGAAGCAAGAAAAATAATTGAAAATGCCCATGATGAGGTAGTGAAGATTCAAAGAAAATATGAAGAAATAAAAAAAGATATTATTGTATTTAAGACAAGATTTAGAACTCTTTTGAAGTCTCAATTGGATACTTTTGACGAATACTATGATGAATTAAGGGCTGAAGGGGACTTTAATGATATATTAAATACAGAAGAAGTAATTGTTGGAGGGGAGAATGATGAAGAATC